The genomic DNA GTGAGCAGCTCGCCACCAGCGAACTATCGTTTTGTGAAGGGCGATGTGCTCGAAGGGCTTCCGTTTGAAAGCAACTGGTTCGATTTTGTCCATCAGCGCTTTCTGCTAGCGGCTGTGCCTCTCGCTGCCTGGCCGGGGGTAGTGCAGGAGCTGGCGCGTGTCACCGCCCCTGGCGGCTGGATCGAACTCGTTGAATTCAGCATCCATGTAAGCAACTTTGTTCCTGCTGGACCTGCGACCGAGCGCTTTCTTGAGCTGGCCGGTCAGCTGACTGCTCTGCGCGGCCTCGATAGCGAAGGCGAAGTGATGCGCTCGCTGGACCGCTATCTAGAGGAGGCGGGCTTATTGCAGATCAAGTCTCAGCGCATTCAAGCTCCCCTTGGCGACTGGGGCGGGCGTCTTGGCTCTCTCCTCTCTCTTGATGCCCGAGAAACATGGAAAGCGATTAGCGCTCCCATTGCTGCCCGTTTCCAGCTACCGGAGCAAGAGGTACTGAGCCTTATCGATAGGGCGGGTCACGAATGGAACGAGCTGCAGACGAAATGGAGCTTTGCTATTGCCTATGGCCAGAAACCGACAGCTCACTAAAGAATCGCTGCCTGAAGCAGGCAGAGGAGTCGAGCCTCGTGGGTCAGAACGGAGCGGGCAAGGGCTTGCCGAAAAGCGCGAGGCGGGTGTGTTGCGTGC from Thermogemmatispora onikobensis includes the following:
- a CDS encoding class I SAM-dependent methyltransferase produces the protein MPWWFFRRRARATASEAELMSRTARPSLGEVALPRLQGSRRYLQEQPYLLPKDLGEVNRLDFQHYVLRSLLRGNYLAPIKQPRRILDVGCGTGQWAIELAQEFPEAVVVGLDVEQTKVSSSPPANYRFVKGDVLEGLPFESNWFDFVHQRFLLAAVPLAAWPGVVQELARVTAPGGWIELVEFSIHVSNFVPAGPATERFLELAGQLTALRGLDSEGEVMRSLDRYLEEAGLLQIKSQRIQAPLGDWGGRLGSLLSLDARETWKAISAPIAARFQLPEQEVLSLIDRAGHEWNELQTKWSFAIAYGQKPTAH